In Bacteroidota bacterium, one genomic interval encodes:
- a CDS encoding glycoside hydrolase, with protein MTTNSKRGLVVICACLISVSGLCQVPKIYIANDDHTDYMWNNSENEYKNAFLSMLDYYMNLTESTSGLASDYQSKWNCDGSFWLRTYELNRTATQFDRLINQIKSGHITVPYNTLIETYGAQPLEAVIRGIYYPGHLERKYNLKFKMASAMEDQILPYGLGSVWAGAGAKFVNHGICGCVTNVPYSGTRKYEIYQWKGSDDSTLLTKWYSFSSNSYSLGGYAEARNPSTAVDRALAKCNT; from the coding sequence ATGACAACTAATTCGAAGAGAGGACTGGTCGTTATTTGTGCCTGCCTGATTTCAGTTTCCGGATTATGTCAGGTGCCTAAAATTTATATTGCTAATGATGACCACACGGATTACATGTGGAACAACAGCGAGAATGAATATAAGAATGCTTTTCTCTCGATGTTGGATTATTACATGAATCTGACTGAATCTACTTCCGGTTTGGCTTCCGACTATCAGAGCAAATGGAATTGTGATGGAAGTTTCTGGTTAAGGACCTATGAGTTAAACCGTACAGCAACGCAGTTTGATCGTTTAATCAATCAGATTAAATCCGGGCATATTACAGTGCCATACAACACTTTGATTGAAACATATGGGGCTCAGCCTCTTGAGGCCGTTATCCGGGGGATATATTACCCCGGCCACTTGGAAAGAAAGTATAACCTGAAATTTAAGATGGCCAGTGCCATGGAGGACCAGATTCTGCCTTATGGCTTAGGATCTGTCTGGGCAGGTGCGGGTGCGAAATTTGTCAACCATGGCATTTGCGGTTGCGTTACCAATGTCCCATATTCTGGTACAAGGAAATACGAAATTTATCAGTGGAAAGGATCTGATGATAGTACCTTATTGACAAAATGGTATTCTTTTAGCAGCAATAGCTATTCATTGGGCGGGTATGCTGAAGCCAGGAATCCTTCAACAGCTGTAGACCGGGCATTGGCAAAGTGCAACAC
- a CDS encoding ABC transporter permease, which yields MNTELFIAKRLISDKDSRHHLSMRIVRIAVFGIALGLSVMIIAVAIVTGFKKQISDKVIGFGSHIQIINYDSNNSYETKPIDKTAVPLRVVKSIDGIQHIQAFATKAGIIKTENQIQGVALKGIDSNFDWTFFKKSLVEGDIFRVTDNVTTSKVLISKYLSSLLQLKTGDEFAMYFIQDPPRMRRFKISGVYETSMMDFDKVYILTDIKHIQKLNGWNPNQISGYEIYVDDYRKIDQVDEQVKKVVGNSFTSDGSRLKVITIKEKYPQIFDWINLQDLNTWIILILMLLVAGFNMVSGLLIIILERTKMIGILKALGSENISIRRIFLYESGFLISRGLLWGNVIGIILCLIQMHFHLIKLDASSYFISTVPINLNLLNMVILNIGTLAITILMLVIPSFVVSRISPVKTIRFD from the coding sequence TTGAACACAGAATTATTTATTGCCAAGAGACTAATTTCCGATAAAGACAGTCGCCATCACCTTTCAATGAGAATTGTCAGAATTGCCGTATTTGGCATTGCTTTGGGATTGTCTGTAATGATTATTGCTGTTGCTATTGTTACTGGTTTCAAAAAGCAGATAAGTGATAAAGTGATTGGTTTCGGATCGCACATTCAGATTATCAATTATGATAGTAATAATTCTTATGAAACCAAGCCTATAGATAAAACTGCCGTTCCGTTAAGAGTTGTAAAATCTATAGACGGAATTCAGCATATACAGGCTTTTGCAACTAAAGCAGGTATTATTAAAACCGAAAACCAGATTCAGGGTGTTGCCTTAAAGGGGATTGACAGCAATTTTGACTGGACATTTTTTAAGAAATCGCTGGTAGAAGGAGATATTTTCAGGGTTACAGATAACGTAACTACCAGTAAAGTACTTATTTCAAAATATTTATCATCACTTCTCCAGTTAAAAACAGGTGATGAATTTGCCATGTATTTTATTCAGGATCCACCCCGGATGCGGAGGTTTAAAATTTCAGGCGTATATGAAACCAGCATGATGGATTTTGATAAGGTTTATATTTTGACCGATATAAAGCACATACAAAAGTTAAATGGCTGGAATCCCAATCAGATAAGTGGTTATGAAATTTATGTAGATGATTACAGGAAGATAGACCAGGTAGATGAACAGGTCAAAAAAGTGGTGGGGAATTCATTCACTTCTGATGGATCAAGGTTGAAAGTCATTACCATTAAGGAAAAATATCCGCAGATATTTGACTGGATTAATCTGCAGGACCTTAATACCTGGATTATCCTGATATTGATGTTGCTTGTTGCAGGTTTCAATATGGTATCGGGATTATTGATCATCATTCTCGAGAGAACAAAGATGATAGGCATATTGAAAGCACTTGGCAGCGAGAATATCAGCATAAGGAGAATATTCCTTTATGAGTCCGGCTTTTTAATCAGCCGTGGCCTGCTTTGGGGAAATGTCATAGGGATCATACTTTGCCTGATTCAGATGCATTTTCACCTGATTAAGCTTGATGCCTCTTCTTATTTTATTTCCACAGTTCCCATTAATCTTAACCTTTTAAACATGGTTATTCTGAATATAGGGACATTGGCGATAACTATTTTAATGCTGGTTATCCCTTCCTTTGTCGTTTCCCGGATCAGTCCGGTTAAGACCATTCGTTTCGACTAA
- a CDS encoding DUF1343 domain-containing protein, producing the protein MTLAVKTVFRILSKFEFKKNLFSLIFILFFFLLFPELSAQEPIIRTGAENTEAYLPLLKGKRVALVANNTSIIDNTNLVDSLLKLNVQIIKIFCPEHGFRGKGDAGEAMNNSVDPKTGLSLISIYGEHVQPQPSDLEDVDIVVFDLQDVGVRFYTYTSTLYYVMEACAENGKEMILLDRPNPNGFYVDGPVLKKRFKSFVGLHQVAMVHGMTLGEYAQMIIGEDWLKTNKKCNLKVVCCTNYTHKSLYRLKVNPSPNLQNMLSIYLYPSLALFEGTHISVGRGTDFPFQVFGHPQMTNASFTFTPRSIKGICKYPPLEGQTCFGVDLRNVNEKEIIGKKQIDLSYLKFAYENFPDKENFFNEFFYNLSGTQELRKQIEKNVPIEEIRESWQSKLSKFKEMRKKYLLYPDFE; encoded by the coding sequence ATGACATTGGCTGTTAAGACGGTTTTCAGGATTCTTTCAAAATTTGAATTCAAAAAAAATCTTTTCTCATTAATATTTATTCTGTTTTTCTTCCTCTTATTTCCTGAACTGTCAGCTCAGGAACCCATCATCAGGACGGGAGCAGAAAATACAGAAGCATACCTGCCGCTGTTAAAAGGGAAAAGAGTTGCTCTTGTGGCCAATAATACTTCAATCATTGATAACACCAATCTTGTAGACAGCCTGCTCAAGCTTAATGTTCAGATAATAAAGATATTTTGCCCGGAGCATGGTTTCAGGGGCAAGGGGGATGCCGGGGAAGCCATGAATAATTCTGTTGACCCGAAAACCGGGTTAAGTTTAATTTCGATTTACGGGGAACATGTTCAGCCTCAGCCCTCAGACCTCGAAGACGTGGACATTGTAGTGTTCGACCTGCAGGATGTGGGGGTACGTTTTTATACATATACCAGTACTTTATATTATGTCATGGAAGCTTGTGCCGAGAACGGCAAAGAGATGATCCTGCTCGACAGGCCGAATCCCAACGGATTTTATGTCGACGGGCCGGTGCTGAAAAAAAGATTTAAATCGTTTGTAGGCCTTCATCAGGTCGCCATGGTTCATGGAATGACCCTGGGTGAATATGCCCAAATGATCATTGGCGAGGATTGGCTTAAAACAAATAAAAAATGCAACCTGAAAGTGGTGTGCTGCACCAACTATACCCATAAAAGCCTGTACAGGTTGAAAGTGAATCCTTCACCCAACCTTCAGAATATGCTTTCAATTTACCTCTATCCTTCTCTGGCGCTGTTTGAGGGTACCCATATAAGTGTTGGCAGAGGAACTGATTTCCCTTTTCAGGTTTTTGGGCATCCGCAAATGACAAATGCCAGTTTCACCTTTACTCCCAGAAGCATAAAGGGAATATGTAAATATCCCCCTTTAGAAGGTCAAACCTGCTTTGGAGTGGACTTGAGGAATGTTAATGAAAAAGAGATCATCGGAAAAAAGCAAATCGATCTGAGTTACCTCAAATTTGCTTATGAAAATTTCCCGGATAAAGAGAATTTTTTCAATGAATTCTTTTACAACCTTTCCGGCACACAAGAACTCAGGAAACAGATAGAAAAAAATGTGCCTATTGAAGAAATCAGGGAAAGCTGGCAAAGTAAATTGTCCAAGTTTAAAGAGATGAGGAAAAAATACCTCTTGTATCCCGACTTTGAATAG